In the Solibacillus sp. FSL K6-1523 genome, one interval contains:
- a CDS encoding helix-turn-helix transcriptional regulator: protein MAKMDNMLAILWLLRSGEKITAKQISERLEMNIRTVYRYIDTISASGVPIISEPGHNGGYTLMNNFIEAPLFFDFEEKTSLFHAAVFAEEAGYYGGEALNRAISKLSKYSNQEQEIKINQQLASLEVISRLSSLSIDPFLKELEQAVADGNSVKIHYRKSGEKQLNDRLVDPYRIIYWNNKWYMIGFCHLRNDNRSFRVDRIENLILTENKFNQPENFSASDFFIKNLLPTIEDKEGIIALVINGDKNVIADICQHWFLGHYLQERTSNQAIFLLEKDVIHTYVPYLLLPYNKSIKVIEPISLKKRLVEVLSELIEFHQI, encoded by the coding sequence ATGGCCAAAATGGACAATATGTTGGCGATTTTATGGTTGCTTCGTTCAGGTGAAAAAATTACCGCAAAACAAATTTCAGAAAGGTTAGAGATGAATATAAGGACTGTGTATCGTTATATTGATACAATTTCAGCAAGTGGCGTACCTATAATTTCAGAACCAGGACATAACGGTGGATACACTTTAATGAACAATTTTATTGAAGCGCCTCTTTTTTTCGATTTTGAGGAGAAAACTTCACTATTTCACGCTGCTGTGTTTGCAGAAGAAGCCGGATATTATGGTGGTGAAGCACTAAATAGGGCCATTTCAAAACTAAGTAAATACTCAAATCAAGAGCAGGAAATAAAGATAAACCAACAATTAGCTAGTCTTGAAGTAATAAGCCGATTAAGTTCACTCTCTATAGACCCTTTTTTGAAGGAGTTGGAGCAGGCCGTAGCTGACGGGAACTCAGTAAAAATTCATTACCGTAAAAGTGGTGAAAAGCAATTAAATGATCGATTGGTCGATCCATACAGAATTATCTATTGGAATAATAAGTGGTATATGATTGGATTTTGCCATCTTAGAAATGATAACCGTAGTTTTAGAGTTGATCGAATTGAAAATCTAATATTAACCGAAAATAAGTTTAACCAGCCAGAAAATTTTTCAGCAAGTGACTTTTTTATAAAAAATCTTCTTCCAACGATAGAAGATAAGGAAGGGATTATTGCTTTAGTTATTAATGGGGATAAAAACGTAATAGCTGATATTTGCCAACATTGGTTTTTAGGACATTATTTACAAGAACGGACGTCAAATCAAGCAATTTTTCTTCTTGAAAAAGATGTGATCCATACATATGTGCCTTACTTACTTTTACCATATAATAAATCGATTAAAGTGATTGAGCCAATAAGCCTTAAGAAAAGACTTGTTGAAGTTCTGTCGGAATTAATAGAATTTCATCAAATTTGA
- a CDS encoding type 1 glutamine amidotransferase family protein — translation MQTKKVFLYVFNTMSDWEYGYLIAELNSGRYFKKGLAPLKVVTVGANYEMITTMGGLSIKPDISLDECVLESKDLLILPGGTTWSEEIHQPILERIDHALKRGTIVAAICGATDALANMGYLDTRKHTSNNLEYTKMVCPNYKGEKFYVMGSAVCDTNLITASGIAPLEFAMEVLKKLDVFELDTLHSWYNLNKTHNPEYFFELMSSINK, via the coding sequence ATGCAAACGAAAAAAGTTTTTTTATATGTATTTAATACAATGTCGGACTGGGAATATGGATATTTAATTGCTGAACTAAACTCAGGAAGGTATTTTAAAAAAGGTTTAGCACCTTTAAAAGTAGTTACAGTAGGAGCTAATTATGAAATGATTACTACTATGGGAGGTCTAAGTATAAAACCAGATATATCCCTTGATGAATGTGTTCTTGAAAGTAAAGATCTTTTAATTTTACCAGGAGGGACTACTTGGAGCGAAGAAATTCATCAACCTATCTTAGAAAGGATTGATCATGCTTTAAAGCGCGGCACTATTGTTGCTGCAATTTGTGGTGCAACGGATGCCCTCGCGAATATGGGATACTTAGATACTAGAAAGCATACAAGTAATAACTTAGAATATACTAAAATGGTATGTCCAAATTATAAAGGGGAAAAGTTCTATGTGATGGGATCTGCGGTATGTGATACGAATTTAATTACTGCATCAGGAATAGCTCCTTTGGAATTTGCGATGGAAGTATTGAAAAAATTAGATGTATTTGAACTAGATACATTGCATTCATGGTATAACTTAAATAAGACTCATAATCCTGAATATTTCTTCGAGTTAATGAGTTCAATAAATAAATAA
- a CDS encoding acyl-ACP desaturase, with amino-acid sequence MLNSDLDMRLEPRIKELYELHKLRAANIDWSYHEFIPWDKAMSFKRVPWDESQVTLPEGVIIAIETALLTEVNLPWYTTHLDYTFKNSMDVISDFVRTWTSEEDQHSSLLETYLLVTRNVNPARLHALRKRVVETGWFPEFTNPLATMAYTSLQELATLVFYNNVARIAGPHDPDLATLLRRLAKDEALHYAFYRDTVKAHLELDPNFIVFFEKVIINFSMPGVVMPDFEDRMKTIAIEANYGPLQFFDQVLDVVVKYWDIANLQPTTEEAIAAKNNILKYHGRLKRLKDRAEARK; translated from the coding sequence ATGCTAAATTCGGATTTAGACATGCGTTTAGAGCCACGCATTAAGGAATTATATGAATTACATAAGCTGCGTGCCGCCAATATTGACTGGAGTTATCACGAGTTTATACCTTGGGACAAGGCGATGTCATTTAAACGAGTGCCATGGGATGAGAGTCAAGTTACTCTTCCTGAAGGGGTCATTATTGCCATTGAGACAGCATTGCTGACAGAGGTAAATTTACCTTGGTACACAACGCATTTAGATTACACGTTTAAAAATTCAATGGATGTAATTAGCGATTTTGTTCGTACATGGACATCTGAAGAGGATCAGCACTCGAGCTTGCTGGAAACGTATTTATTAGTAACAAGAAATGTAAACCCTGCAAGATTACATGCATTAAGAAAACGAGTAGTAGAAACGGGCTGGTTCCCGGAATTTACAAATCCATTAGCAACGATGGCTTATACATCGTTACAAGAGTTAGCGACACTTGTTTTCTACAATAATGTAGCAAGAATAGCAGGTCCACATGATCCAGATTTAGCGACATTACTTCGACGTTTAGCAAAGGATGAGGCGCTCCATTATGCATTTTACCGTGATACAGTGAAAGCGCATCTTGAACTTGATCCGAATTTTATTGTATTTTTTGAAAAGGTTATTATTAATTTTTCGATGCCAGGCGTTGTTATGCCTGACTTTGAAGATCGTATGAAAACCATTGCAATCGAGGCAAATTATGGACCGTTACAATTCTTTGACCAAGTGTTAGATGTTGTGGTGAAATATTGGGATATTGCAAATTTACAACCTACAACGGAAGAGGCTATTGCAGCAAAAAACAATATTTTAAAATATCATGGGCGTTTAAAGAGATTAAAAGACCGTGCCGAAGCGAGAAAATAA
- a CDS encoding CPBP family intramembrane glutamic endopeptidase, which produces MNREKKLKKPVASFILLTNIIFLPLFLLVGATSMLGFPTWISDVTFCIAAWSSTFAFVLLFKKIYPGQRFIPFVKGKFEKKLKLSVILTAVMIQTFIFFMILLIVTNNSEVDSTFTVSSWGMLIYFFFKNLLSGPIGEELGWRGFAQIELQKKHSPLIASIIIGFWWGIWHLPIWFTTGLVGRDLIKYILFFMLAIMSTKIVMTAFYNLNQNLIIPIIIHQFFNFFIGIINGNLIDLIMYNAIFYLVVAVLIIIINPKNVLYGKYVE; this is translated from the coding sequence ATGAATAGAGAAAAGAAACTAAAAAAACCAGTAGCAAGTTTTATTTTACTAACGAATATTATTTTTTTACCGCTTTTTTTACTTGTAGGAGCAACATCCATGTTAGGGTTTCCAACATGGATTAGTGATGTAACATTTTGTATAGCAGCTTGGTCATCAACATTTGCTTTTGTATTATTGTTTAAAAAAATCTATCCAGGGCAGCGTTTTATTCCATTTGTAAAAGGGAAATTTGAGAAAAAACTTAAGCTCTCTGTTATTTTGACGGCGGTTATGATTCAGACTTTTATATTTTTTATGATTTTGCTCATTGTTACTAATAATAGTGAAGTAGACTCTACTTTTACGGTTTCTTCATGGGGCATGTTGATCTATTTCTTTTTTAAAAACCTACTTTCTGGACCAATAGGTGAAGAACTAGGATGGAGAGGTTTCGCTCAAATTGAACTTCAAAAGAAACATTCACCATTAATTGCTTCGATAATCATTGGCTTTTGGTGGGGGATTTGGCATCTACCTATATGGTTTACTACAGGCCTTGTAGGAAGAGATTTAATCAAATACATCCTATTCTTTATGCTAGCAATCATGTCTACTAAGATTGTTATGACAGCCTTTTATAACTTAAATCAAAATTTAATCATTCCGATCATCATCCACCAATTTTTCAATTTTTTTATTGGCATAATCAACGGAAACTTAATCGATTTAATCATGTATAACGCAATTTTTTACTTAGTAGTCGCGGTTTTAATTATCATTATAAATCCCAAAAATGTATTGTATGGAAAGTATGTAGAATAA
- a CDS encoding MerR family transcriptional regulator — MYTIGQVAKFLGMSRDTLKFYEEKELVKPEQHIENGYRKYNHFDIYDLTTVNFYREIDIEIKKIQELRKSKSIDGIKSLLEEKEQEVLEEIEYKKLLLKKIRLVKEDCEKVKHFLGIYTIKEMKPLEIKGEIEHFTAYDEYDILKKKNDSLKKAVTLTSLSRIIRFNEEGIIEEKFIIGRKLEHFDKDIEGEILYYPKCIYTVIENGRWSTGGENIDHNVEASLRNIALEKGYELFGLVHINLLLTTYEDGLERVFLEIYAPIK; from the coding sequence ATGTATACAATTGGACAAGTCGCAAAATTTTTAGGTATGTCTAGAGATACGTTGAAATTTTATGAAGAAAAGGAATTAGTCAAGCCAGAGCAACATATAGAGAATGGCTATAGAAAATATAATCATTTTGATATATATGATTTAACAACAGTGAATTTTTATAGAGAAATTGATATTGAAATAAAAAAAATCCAAGAACTAAGAAAAAGTAAGAGCATAGACGGCATAAAATCATTGTTAGAAGAAAAAGAACAAGAAGTTTTAGAGGAAATAGAATATAAAAAACTACTTTTAAAAAAGATCCGGCTCGTAAAAGAAGATTGCGAAAAAGTTAAACATTTTTTAGGTATTTATACAATAAAAGAAATGAAACCTTTAGAAATAAAAGGGGAAATAGAACATTTTACTGCGTATGATGAATATGACATCCTAAAAAAGAAAAACGACAGCTTAAAAAAGGCAGTTACTCTAACATCTTTAAGTAGAATTATACGCTTTAATGAAGAAGGGATTATAGAAGAAAAGTTTATCATTGGAAGAAAACTTGAACACTTTGATAAAGATATTGAAGGGGAAATCCTCTACTATCCTAAATGTATTTATACAGTTATTGAAAATGGTAGATGGTCAACTGGTGGGGAAAATATTGATCATAACGTAGAAGCCAGCTTAAGAAATATTGCACTGGAAAAAGGATATGAACTTTTTGGACTCGTTCATATTAATCTATTACTTACCACTTATGAAGATGGACTTGAACGTGTATTTTTAGAAATTTATGCACCTATAAAATAA
- a CDS encoding methyl-accepting chemotaxis protein, with translation MKLNVKLKLQLSFGVILLFLMLISGLSIYIINNNTEKLEQIEQDTKLVEMYNDIAFQAVRANAAIRGYMLYIDDSMRANHYEIRATLNEQVGNLKAAGTNEDFQEFESKLTAWENAIDNEIIPTIERGELEQAQKIAKPVLGAGSLELVVYAKSLATSINEETQTVITDFYSLSKASMIQVAVLALIALVTSFIISTVFARRIALNMQAVMKGMQKFSHGDLTTRLHVKAKDEFGQLADSFNNMAQKLGDTVEQVGSSSEQVAGTSEQLTASSLEVTHATEVVTESISDIAVGMADQQQMTSDAKRFSDHLMRKVDDISTSIDEVNESSLYSKQMASEGRQSVRNVIEQMDIIDDNTSALNTRVEELNNNTAKISTAIQVIKTIAEQTNLLALNASIEAARAGEAGKGFAVVADEVRKLADNSNVAAVEIEHIVADILESTRIIEEDIMHNDQSVEAGKEKVAVTRETFLQIDTAINHVQDQTSNVTQAIRVIAEDVKKLVTEINDINEISVDSNDHIQSVAAASEEQNAAMEEVAAASTHLSQMAIELQESIHSFKY, from the coding sequence ATGAAGCTAAACGTGAAATTAAAGCTCCAACTTTCTTTCGGGGTTATCCTCCTATTTTTAATGCTAATCTCAGGGTTAAGTATTTACATTATTAATAATAATACCGAAAAACTTGAGCAAATCGAGCAAGATACAAAATTAGTAGAAATGTATAATGACATTGCGTTCCAAGCAGTCCGTGCGAATGCAGCGATCCGAGGCTATATGCTGTATATAGACGATAGTATGAGAGCCAACCATTATGAAATTCGCGCTACATTAAATGAACAAGTGGGAAATTTAAAAGCAGCTGGGACAAATGAAGATTTTCAAGAATTTGAGTCAAAATTAACGGCATGGGAAAATGCCATTGATAATGAAATCATTCCAACGATTGAACGTGGCGAACTTGAACAAGCACAAAAAATAGCCAAACCGGTTTTAGGCGCTGGTTCTCTGGAGTTAGTCGTGTATGCGAAATCATTAGCAACAAGTATAAACGAGGAGACACAAACGGTTATTACCGATTTCTATTCACTTAGTAAAGCGAGTATGATTCAAGTAGCTGTGTTAGCACTAATCGCGCTTGTTACAAGCTTTATCATTTCAACAGTGTTTGCACGTCGTATCGCACTTAATATGCAAGCTGTTATGAAAGGGATGCAAAAGTTCTCACATGGCGATTTAACAACACGTTTACATGTAAAAGCGAAAGATGAATTCGGTCAATTAGCGGATTCCTTTAATAACATGGCGCAAAAGCTAGGAGATACGGTGGAACAAGTAGGGAGCTCCTCTGAACAAGTTGCCGGTACATCTGAGCAACTAACAGCAAGTAGTTTAGAAGTGACACATGCAACCGAGGTCGTAACAGAGTCCATTTCTGATATTGCAGTAGGGATGGCTGACCAGCAACAAATGACGAGTGACGCAAAACGCTTTTCAGATCATTTAATGAGAAAAGTAGATGATATTTCCACAAGTATTGATGAAGTAAATGAATCTTCCCTTTATTCCAAGCAAATGGCTTCAGAAGGGCGCCAATCTGTTCGCAATGTCATCGAGCAGATGGATATCATTGATGACAATACATCCGCATTAAATACACGTGTCGAAGAATTAAATAATAATACTGCAAAAATTTCAACGGCCATTCAAGTGATTAAAACAATTGCTGAGCAAACGAATTTATTAGCGTTAAATGCGTCGATCGAAGCTGCACGCGCGGGGGAGGCAGGGAAGGGCTTTGCAGTCGTAGCTGATGAAGTACGTAAACTTGCCGACAATTCGAATGTCGCAGCTGTTGAAATCGAGCACATCGTAGCAGACATTTTAGAAAGCACACGTATTATTGAAGAAGATATTATGCATAATGATCAATCGGTTGAAGCCGGTAAAGAAAAAGTGGCGGTTACACGCGAAACTTTCCTACAAATTGATACGGCCATTAATCATGTGCAGGATCAAACGTCCAACGTAACGCAGGCAATCCGTGTCATCGCAGAAGATGTGAAAAAACTAGTTACTGAAATTAATGATATTAATGAAATTTCCGTTGATTCAAACGATCATATTCAAAGTGTTGCTGCAGCATCTGAAGAACAAAATGCCGCGATGGAAGAAGTCGCAGCAGCATCTACTCATTTATCACAAATGGCGATTGAATTGCAGGAATCGATTCATAGCTTTAAATATTAA
- a CDS encoding DUF485 domain-containing protein has protein sequence MVDEKQRKSKKHDNINYDVIDRMDSFNAFVKKKNTLLFGITATFLTFYILLPILAFTSVLQQQAIGTITWVWVYSLALFIMTIVLCMIYVKMAGKFDKEAAAVLEEYKKAGVAR, from the coding sequence ATGGTGGATGAAAAACAAAGAAAATCCAAAAAACACGATAATATTAACTATGATGTTATAGATCGTATGGATAGTTTCAATGCATTTGTAAAGAAGAAAAACACGTTATTGTTCGGTATTACTGCAACATTTTTAACATTTTACATTTTGTTACCGATTTTAGCGTTCACTTCTGTATTACAACAACAAGCGATTGGTACAATTACATGGGTATGGGTTTATTCTCTTGCTCTATTTATTATGACGATTGTGCTTTGCATGATTTACGTTAAAATGGCTGGGAAATTTGATAAAGAAGCAGCCGCAGTTTTAGAAGAGTATAAAAAGGCAGGTGTGGCACGATGA
- a CDS encoding solute symporter family protein: MNLVSAGFFLGIVGLTLIVTYIAAKRTSSASDFYTAGGGLKGWQNGFAIAGDYLSAAAFLGVSGAIALTGFDGFFFSVGYVVANLVLLYMIAEPMRNLGRFTLADMLTARFNEKRIRGVAATGTIIIVILYMIAQLVGAGALIKLLFGIDYWLAVLIVGVMMTTYVLFGGMTATSWVQIIKAGLLLFGTFLLAILVLNKFNFNLMTMFNTISDNYGDQYLVPGMKYSSSIDSVSMMMALVLGTSGLPHILMRFFTVKDAKTARSSISWTTWITAIFFSLTIFLGFGAMHFVGFDAIIAENAAGNTAAPLLAEFLGGNVLLSFICAVAFATILAVVSGLVLTGASAISHDIYGEILNDGKLTEKQQVLAARIGSISIAIISIILALFAQNLNVSFLVSFAFCIGASANLPVILYTIYWKKFNANGAVAAMVTGLVSCLVLGAMGPNIWSPTGNAIFVGDPLVNLSVPAIITIPLSFFAGYLGTVLTAHKVEKEEAERIYQEIRVKAHTGVSVQDVSH, encoded by the coding sequence ATGAATTTAGTATCAGCAGGATTTTTCTTAGGTATTGTAGGTTTAACTTTAATCGTTACGTACATAGCGGCAAAACGTACTTCTTCAGCAAGTGACTTTTACACAGCGGGTGGCGGATTAAAAGGATGGCAAAATGGTTTTGCTATTGCGGGTGACTATTTATCAGCTGCAGCGTTTTTAGGGGTATCCGGTGCGATTGCTCTAACGGGTTTTGATGGGTTCTTCTTCTCTGTTGGTTATGTTGTAGCAAACTTAGTTCTATTATATATGATCGCAGAGCCAATGCGTAACTTAGGTCGATTCACTTTAGCGGATATGTTAACAGCTCGCTTTAATGAAAAGCGTATTCGTGGTGTTGCGGCAACTGGAACGATTATTATCGTTATTTTATACATGATCGCACAGCTTGTTGGTGCCGGTGCGTTAATTAAACTTCTATTTGGTATTGACTATTGGTTGGCAGTATTAATAGTAGGTGTCATGATGACGACTTACGTATTATTCGGAGGTATGACGGCTACTTCATGGGTACAGATCATTAAAGCCGGCTTACTCTTATTTGGTACATTCTTATTAGCAATTTTAGTATTGAATAAATTTAACTTTAATTTAATGACGATGTTTAATACGATTAGTGATAATTATGGGGATCAATACTTGGTTCCAGGAATGAAATATAGTTCAAGTATCGACTCGGTTTCAATGATGATGGCATTAGTATTAGGTACATCAGGGTTACCACATATTTTAATGCGTTTCTTCACAGTTAAAGATGCAAAAACAGCACGTTCTTCTATTTCATGGACAACTTGGATTACGGCGATCTTCTTCTCTTTAACGATCTTCTTAGGTTTTGGTGCAATGCACTTCGTAGGATTTGATGCGATTATTGCGGAAAATGCTGCTGGAAATACAGCTGCCCCATTATTAGCAGAGTTTTTAGGTGGGAATGTTTTATTATCATTCATCTGTGCGGTTGCTTTTGCGACGATTTTAGCAGTTGTTTCAGGATTAGTATTAACAGGTGCTTCTGCTATTTCACATGATATTTATGGGGAAATTTTGAATGATGGTAAATTAACAGAGAAGCAGCAAGTGTTAGCTGCGCGTATTGGATCAATTTCAATTGCGATTATTTCTATTATTCTTGCGTTATTCGCGCAAAACTTAAATGTATCATTCTTAGTGTCATTTGCGTTCTGTATCGGTGCATCGGCGAACTTACCAGTTATTTTGTACACAATCTATTGGAAGAAGTTCAATGCAAACGGTGCGGTTGCTGCGATGGTAACAGGTCTTGTATCTTGTTTAGTGTTAGGTGCAATGGGTCCAAATATTTGGAGTCCAACAGGTAATGCGATTTTCGTTGGAGACCCACTTGTAAACTTATCAGTACCTGCTATTATTACAATTCCACTGAGCTTCTTTGCAGGCTATTTAGGAACGGTATTAACTGCGCATAAAGTAGAAAAAGAGGAAGCAGAACGTATTTATCAAGAAATTCGAGTAAAAGCGCATACAGGTGTTTCTGTTCAAGATGTATCACATTAA
- a CDS encoding DUF485 domain-containing protein: protein MGKNQPRKIDYDKIASQESFKALTKRKSGFLWSVTAFFLAAYMLLPILTSYTDILHKKAIGEITWVWVYSAGLFIMTWVLAHFYVAKANRFDKDAKAIIAEYEGGR from the coding sequence ATGGGGAAAAATCAACCGCGAAAAATTGATTATGACAAAATCGCATCGCAAGAATCTTTTAAGGCGCTTACTAAGCGTAAAAGTGGTTTCCTTTGGTCGGTGACAGCGTTTTTCTTAGCAGCATACATGCTGTTACCAATCCTAACGTCGTACACAGATATTTTGCATAAAAAAGCGATCGGGGAAATTACATGGGTTTGGGTTTACTCAGCAGGATTGTTTATTATGACTTGGGTATTAGCTCACTTCTATGTAGCGAAAGCCAATCGTTTTGACAAAGATGCGAAAGCAATTATCGCAGAATATGAAGGGGGTCGCTAA
- a CDS encoding solute symporter family protein, with translation MNDLSFTAIFFFVAIVGLTLVITWWASKRTSSASDFYTAGGGLTGWQNGLAISGDYLSAASFLGIAGSIALFGFDGFFFSLGYLVAYLVVLYIVAEPLRNLGRFTLADMITARFDKAKVRGTAALSTITIVLFYMIAQLVGAGGLIQLLLGIEYWAAVLLVGVMMTIYVLFGGMTATSWVQIVKAVLLMLGTIIISFLVLAKFNFSLLTMFAEMATVTEHGSAYLNPGLRYTDGIDTISMLIALVLGTAGLPHILMRFFTVKDAKTARSSVIWATWIVGGFYVLTIFLGFGAAAFVGKEEIIAANPAGNMAAPLLARALGGEILFSFVCAVAFATILAVVAGLVLSGASALSHDIYGQIIKKGKITEKEAVKAARIGSIVISIVSILLALGAQTLNVAFLVSLAFCIAASSNLPVIIYTIYWKRFNTNGAVAAMLTGLISALVLVAVSPNVWNPVAGKAIFVGEPLIMLTNPAIISVPLGFLGGVIGTLLSKEQDDAKYREVEVKAQTGISVQDVSH, from the coding sequence ATGAACGATTTAAGTTTCACAGCGATATTCTTCTTCGTAGCTATCGTAGGTTTAACATTAGTCATTACTTGGTGGGCATCTAAACGTACATCAAGTGCAAGTGACTTCTATACAGCAGGTGGAGGCTTAACAGGCTGGCAAAATGGTCTAGCAATCTCGGGTGACTACTTATCAGCTGCATCATTCTTAGGGATTGCGGGTTCGATTGCTTTATTCGGATTTGACGGTTTCTTCTTCTCTCTAGGATATTTAGTAGCTTACTTAGTGGTACTTTACATCGTAGCAGAGCCACTACGTAACTTAGGCCGCTTCACATTAGCGGATATGATTACAGCACGTTTTGACAAAGCAAAAGTTCGTGGAACAGCTGCTTTATCAACAATTACAATCGTATTATTTTACATGATCGCACAGCTTGTTGGTGCGGGTGGTCTTATCCAATTATTATTAGGTATTGAGTACTGGGCTGCAGTATTACTTGTAGGTGTCATGATGACAATCTATGTATTATTCGGCGGTATGACAGCAACTTCATGGGTACAAATTGTAAAAGCTGTCCTATTAATGTTAGGTACAATCATTATTTCATTCCTAGTATTAGCGAAATTCAATTTCAGTCTTTTAACAATGTTTGCTGAAATGGCAACAGTAACAGAGCATGGTTCTGCTTACTTAAACCCAGGCTTACGTTACACTGATGGTATTGATACAATCTCAATGTTAATCGCTTTAGTACTTGGTACTGCGGGTCTTCCACATATCTTAATGCGTTTCTTCACAGTAAAAGACGCAAAGACAGCTCGTTCTTCAGTTATTTGGGCTACTTGGATTGTAGGTGGATTCTACGTATTAACAATCTTCTTAGGCTTCGGTGCTGCGGCATTCGTTGGTAAAGAAGAAATTATTGCGGCGAACCCAGCTGGTAACATGGCCGCTCCATTATTAGCACGAGCACTTGGCGGAGAGATTTTATTCTCATTCGTATGTGCGGTAGCATTTGCGACAATTTTAGCGGTAGTAGCAGGTCTTGTACTTTCTGGTGCATCTGCCCTATCACATGATATTTACGGTCAAATTATTAAAAAAGGTAAAATCACTGAGAAAGAAGCAGTTAAGGCTGCTCGTATCGGTTCAATCGTTATTTCGATTGTATCTATCTTATTAGCATTAGGTGCACAAACATTAAACGTAGCGTTCTTAGTATCATTAGCGTTCTGTATTGCAGCTTCGTCAAACTTACCAGTAATCATCTACACGATTTACTGGAAACGTTTCAACACAAATGGTGCAGTAGCAGCAATGTTAACAGGATTAATCTCTGCATTAGTATTAGTAGCAGTTTCACCAAACGTTTGGAATCCAGTTGCAGGTAAAGCAATTTTCGTTGGTGAACCATTAATTATGTTAACAAACCCAGCGATTATCTCAGTACCTCTTGGCTTCTTAGGCGGTGTCATCGGAACGTTACTATCTAAAGAACAAGACGATGCGAAATACCGTGAAGTAGAAGTAAAAGCTCAAACTGGTATTTCTGTACAAGACGTATCGCACTAA